The Haloarcula sp. CBA1127 genomic interval GAACTCTTCTTCGATGCCGAGCGTCCCCATCCGGGTAAAATGCTCGGCAGAACCCGTCGCGTCCATTAATCAGCACATCGGAATCGACCCGCTAAAGCCTTCCGTCCCCGCCCGCTCAGCCCGCACAACTGGATTCCATCCTGACGTGAATCGCGTGAGCAAGAGGTCCCGCGTCAGTCCTTGCGGGGCCGAGCGACGATACCGAGATGGTCCTCGTGATACGGGTCCAGTCGCGCCGTCTCAAGCAGTTCATACTCGGCGCTGAGTTCCGCACGCACGCTGTCGAACACGGCGTCGGGGTCAGCAGTCACGTCCTCGCTCCGGGCTTTGATAGCTGCGAGGAGCCGACCGTCGTCGGCCAGGAACTGCTTGTTGAGCGTCGCCACCCGGGCCTGCCCTCTGGTCGCCACGTCCTGCACGACCACGTCGACCGGTTCGACGACGTGGGCGTAGCTCTCAGGCTTGCGTGCGTCCTTGAGCAGCGGAAAGAGGTTCCGCCGGCTCTCCGCGGCGTCCAGCAGCTCCCGCACCGGACGGGGCGCGAACTCGACGGCGTAGGTCGGCCCGCCGAAATCAGCGACGTGGCTCACGGTCGTCCCGGCCGCCGCACCGAGGTACAGCACTGTCTCGCCGCCATCGAGGCCGGTGTCCATTCCGTGCGCAAGCATCGCGCCGAGCTTCGAGCGGTGGGGGTCCCACCGTCGCCAGTCGCCGTCGGTCCGCTCGCCGTACACCGGCTGGCCCTGTGTGGCGAGGCTCGTCTCACCATCGAAGTCGTGGCGCTCGACGCCTGCCGGGAGCGTCATTCGTCGCCCTCCTCGGCTCGGGCCTGAATCCGCTCGATTCGTTCGTCGAGTTCCGCCTGCAGGTCCGGCCGGCGGTCGCCGCTGTAGTGGTCGATTCGGGCAGCAATCGAGAGCTTCCCGGCAAGTGCCCGTGCAGCCGAGCCGCGGTCCTCTCTCCGGGTCCCGCGCACGTACTCGTGAGTGAAGATGACGCCGTGTTTCGGTGACGGCGCATTCCCCTTGAGGTGGGCAAAGAGCGCGTCTTCCGCCCCAAGGACCTGCACCGTCCCGCTCGGTTTCTTCGCAAGCGCTTCGAGGCCACCGGCCAGTGAAATAAGGCGGGCCGCCAGCACCGGTCCGGCCAGCATCGAGAGGTTCGGCGCGACGGCGGGCGCGGTCCGCTCGATGTACGCCCGAAGCGAGTCCGCCTCGTCAGCCAGCCCGGCCGTCTGTTCGGCAAGCGTCCGGAGGGCCGTGTCGCCCTCGTCCTCGTCGTCCCGGTCGGCCAGCGAGCGGGCGTACTCGACGCCGCTGCCGCTGTCACCGTGTCGGCTCCCGCCCCATTCGGCGACCCGTTCGGCGAGTTCATTCGCCGTCCGCTCGCAGTCGGCCATCGCCCGGACCGCGTGGACGAGTTGCTGGTCGTCAGCGCCCTCCTGTTCGGCGACCGCCGCGCTGGTGGCCGCCATCGTCACCTCGTGCAGGCGGTCGTAGTAGGCCGCCTCGTCGTCGGCGAACCCTGCCTCGACGGCCTGCTGTGGCCAGTCCTTCGGCGTGTCGGCTCGCCCGGCCTCTATCTGTTCGACAGCGGCCGCGTCGTCGTCCGGGTCCAGCCCGGCGAACCACCCGTTGCTCATAGCCGTGTGTGCACGCCCGATGCGAAAAAGTGACCCGGTTACCGTCTGCGAAACGTGCCGAATTCCGCCTTCGATCCCGCCTCAGCGCATCCCTGGCGGCGGACCGCGGTCCCGTGGATCGTCGTCGCCGTCGTCTTCTTCGAGGTCGATACCGGCCTCCTTGCGTCGGCGAATCACTTCCTGTAACTGCCGATAGTAGTACAGTGTTCCCACGACGCCGATAACGATGGCGATAGCGGACAGGCCGCCGAACAGCCACAGGTCGCGGTCGAGGTAGTACCGGACGACGATCTGGTCGGAGGTCACCTCGTCCCAGCGGATGACCTGCTGGCCGTCGACGGTCTCCGATTCGTAGCCACCGGGGCTGATCCGTGAGAGGAACGGAATCCCTGCCCCGGTGTTAGGCGGGAGCACGACCGTGTACGAGCCGTCCTCGACGAGCGTGGGGGAAGCGAAGCGCTTGCCGGTTCGAGCGACCGAGTAGCCCACCTTTCCGGAGACGTTCCCGGAGAGATTGACTGTCGTTCGCTGGCGACTCTCCGAAGCGCTCAGTGAGGAGTTTGCGGCGCTAACGACTGTCCCGTTCGCGTACCGGAATCGAAGCGCACTGATCGGGACGCTCCGCTCGCGCCCGAGGCCGTCGACGGTATACACGTCGAACGTCGTCTCGTTTTCGACGGCGTAGACGGCGGTGTATTTCGATTCCTCGATGACGATTGTCCCGTCTGTCGAAGTGTTCCAGTCGTAGCTCGCGTTCTCGTTCAGCCGCTCTGGGTCGACCTCTTCGGGGCCGAAGAAGCCGCTACACCCCGAAAGGGCGACCAGTGCGAGAACGGCGACCAACAGGAGGTGGCGGCGTTTCATAGCTCGAAAGTCAGGGCACGATTGCCAGCAGCTCCGATGGCATGTACTGCCCGATGTCGGCGATCAGCCCTGGCGGGTCAGTGTCCGGGTTGCAGATGATGCTCTGTTCTAACAGGCCGATTCGTTCGACAGTGACGATATCCTGTGCGTGGCCGGCGCGGTTGACCGTCGCGCGCGCTTCGGAGCGCGTGACGCTGTTCGCGTTGATACGACCGTTGTTGCCACGGGTCCACTCGTACAGGCGGTCCTGCTCGACATCCGCAAGGCGTGCAGTGTCACCGGCGACGAACCGGAGCGGGAGGTGCTGGACCAGTCCGAACCGTTTCCGGATCTGTGACGGCGTTCCCTGCCCGAGACCGAGCTCATCGGCCGGAACCCGGACCGTCTGGCCGAAGCCGACATCGAGGACGAACCCGTCCTCGTCCCAGCTATCGAGCGTTCCGACGTACGTCTCGCCGTCCTCGTGGTCGGCGACCAGCTCGCCGAACTCCTCGCGCAGCAGGTTCTTCGCGACGGTCTCGTCCGGGCCGTCGAGGGTCACCGTCGGGAAGTCGTCGTCACGGAGACCGATGTCGTACGCCACGTCGAGGTCGCCGAGTTCGTTGCCGACCATCGAACGCAGTCCGTCGAGCGTACGGTCCCGAGCGTCGCCGGCGACGTACACTTTGGTACCGAGAACGACCATCAGGCTTCCACGTCCACGTCAGCGTTCAGTTCGTCTCTGAGCTCCTCAAGGCGATTCTCCATCGCGGTGACGAGACGGGTGTTCTCCATCGTCTCGACCTGATTGCCACATTCGGGGCACTCGAAGCCGAACTCCATTGCCTCGCCGAACTCGAAGCGGATACCGCAGTGCTCACAGAGGTAGAACTCGTTTTCCCGCTCGTACTCGCGGCGCTCTTCGAGGCCGTCGAGCAGGCGGTACATCTCCTCTTGCAGTTGTTCGGGGATCTTCTCGTACTGGAACGTCCAGAGGTACGTGAGCCACCCTGAGTCCTCGTCGCGGAGCCGACGATACGTCGCGAGGTCGTTCTCGTAGAGAATAAACAGCGCTCGGCGAACGTCGTTCAGTTCGAGTCCGAGCTCCTCGGCCAGTTCCTCGTCGGTCACTTCGCCGTCCGGCGGCGCGGCGGCGACCGGCATCCCTTTCGGTCCGACCAGCTCGTGGAGGTATTTCTGTATGACGGGGTCCTCCAAGAGTTCCTCAAAAGCCATTACCCGCACATCCGGGAGTCATGTGGTTAAAACCATCGGGTCGTCCTCTCTCGAACGCTGACGCAGAGGCCGGGGCCATGATGCTGTCGGGGAGTGCTCGATGTGCCTGCAGACGGACAACAACGACGGATAGCAGTCCCTTTTGCGGTACCACCACACTTGGAATTCGTCGTGACGACCTCGAAAACCCCGCTATTCGATTTTCTCGACCGGGGTCCGGCAGGAGGAACAGGTCTCTTTGTCGATAGCGACGAAGACGGAGTCACAGGAGGGACACTCGTAGAGATTCGATTCAGGTTCGTCAGCCGCGTCCGTACCGCTATCGCCGGCAGAGCTGGCCTGAACGCGTTTCTCCGTCACTGTTCCGGCCTGTGGTCCGTTGTCCGACTGCCGTTTCCCACTCGAGAGTACGTCCGATACGGATTTTTTGATTTTGTCTAGCATCGCGAGTTGTTGCAGGATAGTAGTCATTTGAATTACTTTAACAGCTGTGGTTTTCAAGTCACGGACAGTTCCGGACGACCGGCTTCACTGATGAACGGTCAGAGGTCGTCGAGCGGTCGCGGCGACGCCTGTTCGTATTCGATAACGTCGAACCCATCGTGGGATTCTCGGGACAACTCCGTCCATTCCTCTCCCAGGTTCGGGAAGTAGCGGTCCCCCTCGTTTCGCTCGTGGATGCGGCTGAGGAAAACCCGGCCGGCGAACGGGAGAAACAGGTCGTACACTGCCTCACCGCCGATGACGTAGGTGACAGGCGGCGAGTCGCTCGTTCCAGTGCCGTCGCCGGCGAACGCCTCGGTCGCACCGGCGCGAGCGGCTGCTTCGACAGCTATCTGCGGCGTCGTGGCGTACTCAACTGTCTCCGAATCGGCGCTCCGGCTGTCGTCGCTCGTCAAGACGACGGTGTAACAGTCCGGGATGGGCTTCATCGACTCGAACGTTCGCCGCCCGAGGATGATTGGGTGGCCGGCGATGCGGTTCTTGTACTGGCGCACGTCCTCCGGGTAGTGCCAGGGAACGCCGCCATCTAGGCCGATGACGTTGTTTTCGTCGGCTGCGACCACGAGGACAAGTTCGGTGTCAGGTATCGTTGTCATTTGTATCCAAGCGCCTCCAGTCGGTCGTCAAGGTCTCCGGCAAACTGCGTGTCAGACGCATCCTCGAACTCGGTGTAGCCGTCGAGCGGCGTCGCGATAGCCACGTCGGCGTACCGGTCGCTGTCGAAGTGGTTCCGGACGACAGCGGCGTCGATATTGCTGTCCTCGACCGTGCCGCCACAGCCCTTGATAACGGATTCGTGGGCACTCTCACCCCATGCCGCCCGTTTTCGGACCTCGTCGCCGGGCCGGTCGTGGTAGACCAAGCGGGCGTGCTTTGCAAACGGTGCAGCGTCGCCACAGACCCGTTCGGCTTCCTCGCGCATCGCCGGGCCGATGGGGGCCTGTGACGCGACGACGGTCCCGTTCGGGGAGGCAAACGCCGGGCCGTCCGCGTTGCCATCGTTGAGCGCTATCGCGCGGACAGCGTCGGGGAACCGGCTGAGTGTCGCCAGGTCGGTGACGCGGTGTCCCTCCCGCTGGCCGGGAGCACGGACGACGAGCGGGACGTGATACATCGTCTCGTGAGTCCCGATACGGTGGCTGACGGCTGGTGGTTCCTCGGGAATCGCTGTCGGTTCGCCGAAGCCCTCGCCGTGGTCGCCGACGAAGACGACAAGCGTGTCATCGAGGACGCCCTGATCGTCCAGTCCGCGGATCAGGGTCTCAAAGATGGCGTCGGCCTGCCGGACTGCACCGTCGTATATCTGTTCGAGAATGCCGGCGAAGCCAAGCGACAGGTTCCCCGAAAGGAACTCCCAGTGCCACTTGAACCCCATCGACTCCTGCATGTCGCGGGAGCGCTCGTCGCTCCACTCGTCGTACTCGGCGAGCGGTTCGTACGGGCGGTGGGTGTCCATCAGGTTGATGCAGGCGGCCCACTCGCTCTCCTGCTCGGCAACCCACTCCAGCGTCCGGTCGGCGTACCAGAAGCCGTTGGGCCAGTCACCCAGTGAGCCGTTCGTTTCGTAGGCCGAGTCGTACTGCTCGGGCGAGCCGACCGCCGTCTGGAACACGTCGTCGAGCCCTGATTCGTGGTCGGTCAGGAACGGATTGTCGGAGAACAACCCCGTGTCATAGCCCGCTTCAGCCAGTTCTTCGAAGATTGTGTGGCCGGCGTCGAGTCTAGCGGTGTGGTCGACACCGTGTTCGTGGGTCTCGTGGCCCGTGAACATGCTGACGTGGCTGGGGACGGTCCAGTTGCTCGGGCTGCGAGCCTGCGTGTACACCGTCGCCTCCTCGGCGAAGGCGTCGAGAAAGGGCGTCGTCTCCCGGCGATAGCCCAGCACGGAGGTGCTCCGGGCGCGGAGACTGTCAGCGACGACGAGCAACACGTTATGACGCGACATCTGAGCCACAGTTAGCGTCGAGCGATAAAAGGCCCGCGGCACAACTGCGTGGGTATCACTCCTCGTCGGGGTCGACGACTCGCTTGCCGGTCTCCTGCGGCACGACGACTCTATCGGGGTTCTCCCACTCGCGGTCCAGTTCCCGGCCCTCGAACAGGCGGTCGAGGAAGACGGCCAGCGAAGCGACTTCGGAGTGTGGCTGGTTGGTGACGCCGACGTTCCAGTCGGCGTGTTCGTACACCTCGAAGGGGACTTTCTCCGCGCCGACGACGACCAGTAGCGGCTCTTCGGCGTGGGCCTCGCGGACATCGGCCTCGATATCCTGGACCGGCTCGCCGTACATCGTCAGATGGACGACGCGCCCCTCGAAATCGCGGATGAGCCGCTTCGGTTCCTCTGTCGAAGCCACGTCGAAGGGGCCACCGAACCGGTCGGTGATGTCGATGACAGTATCAGCCTGGTTGCGGGCGGCGTTGGCCAGCACAACCTTGTCGGCCCCGAGCGCGCGTGCGGTCAGTCCAACGTGGGTCGTCATCCGCTCGTCCCGGCCGGGCCGGTGGCCCAGTCGGAGCACCGTCACCTGCGGGGAGTCCTTCATCCGTCGCTCCGTGCGTCTTCAATGGCGGCCCGGACTGGTTCGTAGGCGATTTCTCTCAACTCGACTTGCTCGCCGTTGACGTACACGGCTGGCGTTCCCCCAACGCCGCGGTCGATACCGGCTTCGCGGTCACCGGAAACTGTCGGGCGGTACAGTTCTCCCGTCGCGGCCGCTCGAACCGTCTCGCCGTCGATGTCTATGCCTTCCGTTAGGTCGGCGTAGGTGTCCGGCCCCAGCTGGCTCTGGTTCGCGAACAGGCGCTCTGAGTAGGTGAAGAAGGCCTCGTCGCCGACGTTGTCCTGCACGGCGCGCGCGGCGCTTGCGGCCTGCCACGAGGCGTTCTTGTCGACCGGAACCGGGAAGTCGTGGAACTCGTAGCGGATGGTTCCATCAGTGAGGTAGTTCTCCCGAATCTGCGGGTAGACGGACTCCGAGTAGGTCGCACAGTGTGGACAGGCGTAGTCTTCGTACACCGCAACCGTAACGTCGGCCTCTGGGTCGCCCGCGACGGGCGTCGAGAGCGGCTGGCCCGGTGCGGGCGTCGGCGTCGCCGTCTCTGTTTCGGCCGACTCAGAACCGCCGCCGGCACATCCGGCTAGCGCGCCGAGGGTAACGGTCGTCGCCGAGAGAACGCTACGGCGAGTGAATCGGGTCATAACCGACCCTCACAGGGGAAGCTATAAAACGACGTTGTCATCTGTTACGTGCCTACCGACTCCACCGGAATCGGCCGCGACCACAACGTTTTTTCTCGCCTGGGAAGCATCGCACCTATGGACGTATCAGAGAAGCGAATAGTCGTTACCGGCGGGGCAGGCTTTATCGGGTCGCATCTGGTTGAGCGCCTCGTTCCGGACAACGACGTCGTCGTCGTCGACAACGAAGCGAACGGGCAATCCGAGTGGGTCCATGAGGGTGCAACCTATCTGGACGGTGACCTCACCGACCCCGATGTCGTCGCTGAGGCTATCACGAGCGATGTCGACCTCGTCGTTCACCTCGCGGCGTCGAAGCTGGTCGACACGGACACCCCTCGCCGCCAGTTCGAGGACAACAGCGATATCACGTACAACATTCTCGAACAGATGCAGGAAGCCGGCGTCGAAAACCTCGTGTTTACGTCGTCGTCCACGGTATACGGCGAAGCACCGCGACCGACTCCGGAGGATTACGCGCCGCTTGAGCCAATCAGTGTCTACGGCGCGACGAAACTCGCCGAAGAGTCGCTCGTCTCGACGTACGCCCACAGCCACGACATCCAGTCGTGGGTGTTCCGGTTTGCGAACATCGTCGGCCCGCGCCTGCGCGGTGCGGTCATCCCCGACTTCATCGAAAAACTCACCGATGACCCGTCGACGCTGACGATTCTCGGTGACGGTCGTCAGGAGAAGTCCTATATGCACATCTCCGAGTGCATCGACGCGATGCTGTTTGCCGTCGAACACGCCGACAAGGACCACAACGTGTTCAACCTCGGCACGCGGACGACCACATCGGTCGACCGCATCGCCACTATTGTCGCTGACGAGATGGATATCGACCCTGAATATGAGTACACCGGCGGTGACCGCGGCTGGACGGGTGACGTGCCGCGAATGCGTCTCTCCGTCGACAAGCTCTCGGCGCTAGGCTGGGAACCCGAACAATCGAGCGACGACGCCGTGCGGCAGTCGACCCGCGAACTGCTCGAAGAACTCTAAGGGCGGACTTAGGCCGGGTACGTACCGTTCAGCTGTGATTTTTCGATGACGTGGCCGCTGGCCGCGTCGTACACGTCATCCTTGTCTGCCGCCGGGGAGAGATCGAGCGTCGTGTCTAGCGCGTACAGGAGGAACCGATACGTGTGCTCTCGGTCCGGCGGATTTGGACCGCCCCAGCCGACCTCGCCGAAGTCGTTCTGTCCTTCTGTGGCCTCGTCGGGCACCCACCCCTCCGGTATCCGACCAATATCTGGCGGGATTTTCCAGACGAGCCAGTGGTCCCACACCTTTCCGGCCGGCTCCTCGGCGTCCGGGTCGTCGACGATGAGGAGGAGTGACGACGCGTCCGACGGGACGTTTTTGATTTCTAGCGGTGGGTTCGTGTTTGCCGCCGAGTAGCCGTGTTCCTCGGGGATACGGTCCCCGTCGTCGAAGGCCGGACTTCGGAGCTGTAGGTCTGCCATGTCGGGAGATATGACAGGCAAACAGAAAAACGTCGTCCCGGCAGCCATTTGCGGCTCCGCGCCGAACCGCCGGACGTGCAGGTCGTGGGCTACCGCGCGCGAGTCGACGAACACGCCGCGCTCCTGTTGGCCGAGGACGGAAGCGTGACTACTGAGCGATTAGACCCGGGCACCGAACTCTCGTACACGCTTGGCGAGCGCCACTGTGCCGGCGCAGTCGACGACGATAGACATTTTCACTGTGACAACGACCCCGCACCGTACTGCCCGGAACACACCGACATCTGGCCGTGTGCCCGCTGTACCGGGGACTGCAACAAGCCCCTCGACACTTGCGACGAGGAACACGCGGTGTATCTGGCAGCGTTCGCGCCGGATGTGATCAAGGTCGGTGTCACCCGCTCTTGGCGACTGGAAACGCGGCTCCGTGAACAGGGGGCTGACAGGGCCGCCCACCTCCGGACCGTCGCCGACGGTCGTATCGCCCGACAGGTCGAGGCCGACATCGCCGTCGAGTTGGGCGACCGGGTCAGAGTCCCCACGAAGATAGCGGGATTCGACCAGTCCGTCGACGCGGACTGGTGGGCCTCGCTCTGTGAGCGCTACGACCCGCTGGCGACCTACGACTTCGAGTACGACCTGTCCCTCTCGGACCGTCCGATGGCCGAAACCCTGGCGACGGGGACCGTCCAGGGAACGAAGGGACGAGTTGCCGTACTGGAGAACAACGGCAGTATCTACGCCGTCGACCTCCGACAGCTCGTCGGGTACGAACTCTCGGACGGCGGAACCGACCGCGACCTCCAGTCGAGCCTCGGCGCGTTCGGGTAACACCGGGCGGTCGGCGTCGCTGTAATCCGCACTTGACAGTACAGAAGACATTTAAACGCGGCTGTTGCCCATCCTCGTGTGCGACGTGAAACCCTCCTGACCGGTGGCGTGGTCGTGGTCGTCCTGACCATGCTCATCGGTGCAACAGCGGTCCCCGGCGCGCTCTCCGAACCCGAGGATAACGTTCGCGAGAGCTATCTCGACCTCCGCGAGACGACCATCGAACCGGCGTCGGTCGACGGCCAGACAGTGACGCTCGCCATCGACGCCCGGCTCTCGCACCGCGGCGGTCCCGCCGAGAACGTCACCGTCGAGACGCGGGCCATCGACGCGGACACCGGCCTCGTCGCGACGACGACGCGACAGTCGGTCGGCACAGTCGAAGGGGAACGAGAGGTATCGGTGCGGTCAAACATCACGGTCGAGCGGACGGGCGGCTATCGGATCGATACTATCGTCTACGAAGACGGGAACCGCATCGAGACCGGCCAGCAGTCCGTCCAGAACGTCGATGCCCTCACACCGGCGTACGCCCGCAGTACCGTGACCTTCCAGCGCTTCGAGAACGCCGGCGTGCCGCTCGATTCCATCACCTATCGGATCGACGGCGTTTCGGACAACCAGACGACGCTGAACGTCTCGGTGTACGTTACGAACGCCGGCAACAATCCGTCTGATGACCTCTCGCTGCGGCTCCGGGCACGCCAGGCGGACTCGAACGTTATCGCCGATGAGTCGAGCGTTCGGGTTGGCCAGATCCGTCCCGGCCGAACGGAGATCGTCAGAACCCAGCTAACGGTGCCTGACGACTACAACTACTGGCTCGACGGGATGTTGCTCTCCGACGGCGTCATCGTCGGAACCGAGAGCTCCCCGGCGAACCTCCATCCGACGGAGCGGCTTCAGGAGAACGAAACTAGACAACAGGTCGGCTTCCAGTCCAGCGATTTCGAGCAGGACCGGCCGGAAGAGCAGGGGATGGACGAACCACAGCAGACCTCGGCCGAGGGTCCCGGCTTCACGGCGTTGCTCGGACTGATTGCGGTCCTCGCAAGCGCCCTTCTCATCGCACGGAGACAGACCAATGAGTGACACCTCCAACACCGACGCAGTGGCACAGGACACCGGCGCGGCGACCGACGACGCTGTCGGCGAGACCGATGACGACTCGGGCCCCGCGATAGCTATCTACGCGCAGTGGGCGGTGTTCGCTATTCTCACGCTCGTGGCACTCATCGCGACACTACAGTTCTACTTCTCCGCGTCGTCGGCGATTGATACGTTCGTCACCGACAGATATCGGCCGCTGTTCAATGCGGCGTTCAATCTCGCCGTCGTGCTCGGCTGCGGGCTGGGGCTCTCGGTACTGGTCCGACGGCTCGCCTGAGCCCGTCCCCAGCCATATCAGGTACCCACAGTCGGCGTTTCAGTAATCCGAGGTTTCAGGCACCTGTCAGCCATACGTCGAGAAGGATATCATGACCCGACGACGCGCGACGCGGCGACGATTCCTGGCGAGTTGTAGCGCCATCGCCGGTGTGGGTCTGGCGGGCTGTACCGGCGGCGACGAGTCGACCGCAACTGACTCAACGCCGTCGCCCACCGACGACGGCAGTGTCACACCCGCAACGACAACCGACGAACCGACGGCGACCGACACCGCGACAGCGACGCCGGACCAAGCAGCCGTCGAGACGCTCGTCTCGGTCGGCGGCGACCGTGTGCCCGAGAATCTGGCGCTCGGTCCTGACGGTGGCCTGTACTTCGGTATCACGGCTGGCGAGGTTCGGCGCGTCCCTGCAGCAGAGACCGGCGCGACCGGCCTTTCCCTCGAAGATACCGAACAGATTGCGACGCTGCCCGGCGCGATTGGCGTCGAAGCAGCGCCCGATGGGACGGTGTACGTCGCCGTCGCCACGCAGGACGACCAGGCTGGCGTCTGGGAAGTCCCACCCGACGGCGGCGCGGCACAGCTTGTCGGCATCAGCGGGTTCCCGAACGACATCTACTACGACAATGACCAGGAGCGCCTGCTGGTGACTGAATCGCAAAACGGCGTGGTCTACGCGGTCACGACCGACGGTGAGCGGTCGACCTGGCTGGACGACGACCGGCTGGACACGGAGAGTTTCGGCGCGAACGGGATCACCCGCGACGCCGACGGCGATATCTACGTCGCGGTGACGCGAGCCCCCGAAGAAACTGGCAGGCTGCTCCGCGTTCCGGTCGAGTCGGACGGCGCTGCCCGCGACCCCTCGATGTTCTTCGAGGGCGAGGCGATATTCGGAGCCGACGGGATTACCAGCCGGGACGGGGACATCTACGTCGCGGCCAACAGCCAGAACCGCGTCGTCCGAGTGACTTCGGCTGGGACCACGGACGCCGTTGCAACGGCGGACGACGGTTTGGTGTTCCCCTCGGACGTGCTCTTCGGGACCGGCGACCAGCGGGGGTCGCTGTTCATCTGTAACTTTGCAAACCAGTCGCCCGAAGACGGCGCGATTCTCCGGACTAGCGTCCCTCGCTGACCGACCGTTTATCGAGTCTGTCTTCGGACGACAACCCTTTTCAGCGGCCCAACCAAATCCGAGCATATGGCAGACGATGAACCTGAAGACGCTGGCGAATCGGCGGACGCGACAGAGGAAGGCGGCGAGGAGAAGTCCTTCCGCGAGCGAGTCGAGGAGATCCGACAGCAGCGCGCCGAGGAGCGTGAAGAAGGCGAGGGCGACGGCGACGAGATGAGCCGCGAAGAGCGCATGGAAGAGATGATGGGCGGTGGCGGCGGCCCCGGCGGCATGGGCGGGGGCAACCCCTTCGCACAGATGATGGGCGGCATGATGGGTGGCGGCCCCGGCGGTCCCGGTCCGGGTGGCCCCGGCGGCATGGGCGGCGGCCCGCCAAGCCAGCACGAGGAATCGGGCGGCAGCGACAACGAGGAACTCACGCGCGAGATGCGAAAGCTCCGAGACGAAGTCCACGATATGCGGCGCTCGCTCGACCGCATCGCCGACGCGCTCGAAGACTAACGGAACACGACTTGCCGACGTTTTTGCGGACGAACGGGACAGAGTCATCCAAATCCCACCGATAGCATCCGCTCAGCATCGAATAGCGATAGGGTGACATGAGTCTCTGAACGGGGCCAACAAGAGCCGAAAAAGACGGTCTCCCAGTCGCTACATATCGTCAAACGAGACACCGGTAATCTCGAACCGTGCGCCGCCGTCAGCACTGTCGTGGACGCTGATCTCCCAGCCGTGCGCCTCCACGACCTGCCTGGCGATACTCAGCCCGAATCCAGTCCCCTCCGTGCTCGTCGAGTAGCCGGCTTCGAACACGGTGTCCCGGTCGGCTTCGGGGATGCCGGGGCCGTCGTCCGCGACGTAGAACCCGTCGGCTACCGCCCCGACCGTCACGGTCACGTCCGGCCCGGCGTGCTCGACCGCGTTCCGAACGAGGTTCTCGAATAGCTGTTTCAGACGGCTCTCGTTTGCCAGGACAGTCCGGTCGATGTCGGTGACGAGCGTGGCATCGGCCGTCTCGACGTTCGTCCAGCAATCTTCCACGAGCGGTGTGAGCGCAACCGGTTCGGGGTCTGTCACGGTCTCACCGTCCTGCGCCAGTGTGAGCAGATCAGTTAGCAGTGTGTCCATCCGCTCGTGTGCTCGCTCGACAGCGGCCAGATGCTCACTTTGGCACTGCTTGCGTGCCAGTTCCAGTCGTCCTTGCGCAACGCTCAGCGGATTTCGCAGGTCGTGTGAGACGACGCTGGTAAACGCTTCGAGCCGGTCATTGTGCTGTTCGAGTTCCCGCTGGTGGTCGCGCAACTGTTCGGTTCCCTCGACCTGCTTGAGTGCGCTGGTGACGTGTCCGGCCAGAATCTCTCCAAGGACGACGTCCTGCTGGTCGAACGCCGCGGCCGTTTCCGAGCCGGCCAGCAGGATGCCGT includes:
- a CDS encoding DUF2797 domain-containing protein, with product MRLRAEPPDVQVVGYRARVDEHAALLLAEDGSVTTERLDPGTELSYTLGERHCAGAVDDDRHFHCDNDPAPYCPEHTDIWPCARCTGDCNKPLDTCDEEHAVYLAAFAPDVIKVGVTRSWRLETRLREQGADRAAHLRTVADGRIARQVEADIAVELGDRVRVPTKIAGFDQSVDADWWASLCERYDPLATYDFEYDLSLSDRPMAETLATGTVQGTKGRVAVLENNGSIYAVDLRQLVGYELSDGGTDRDLQSSLGAFG
- a CDS encoding PGF-CTERM sorting domain-containing protein; translated protein: MRRETLLTGGVVVVVLTMLIGATAVPGALSEPEDNVRESYLDLRETTIEPASVDGQTVTLAIDARLSHRGGPAENVTVETRAIDADTGLVATTTRQSVGTVEGEREVSVRSNITVERTGGYRIDTIVYEDGNRIETGQQSVQNVDALTPAYARSTVTFQRFENAGVPLDSITYRIDGVSDNQTTLNVSVYVTNAGNNPSDDLSLRLRARQADSNVIADESSVRVGQIRPGRTEIVRTQLTVPDDYNYWLDGMLLSDGVIVGTESSPANLHPTERLQENETRQQVGFQSSDFEQDRPEEQGMDEPQQTSAEGPGFTALLGLIAVLASALLIARRQTNE
- a CDS encoding NAD-dependent epimerase/dehydratase family protein, which produces MDVSEKRIVVTGGAGFIGSHLVERLVPDNDVVVVDNEANGQSEWVHEGATYLDGDLTDPDVVAEAITSDVDLVVHLAASKLVDTDTPRRQFEDNSDITYNILEQMQEAGVENLVFTSSSTVYGEAPRPTPEDYAPLEPISVYGATKLAEESLVSTYAHSHDIQSWVFRFANIVGPRLRGAVIPDFIEKLTDDPSTLTILGDGRQEKSYMHISECIDAMLFAVEHADKDHNVFNLGTRTTTSVDRIATIVADEMDIDPEYEYTGGDRGWTGDVPRMRLSVDKLSALGWEPEQSSDDAVRQSTRELLEEL
- a CDS encoding SMP-30/gluconolactonase/LRE family protein → MTRRRATRRRFLASCSAIAGVGLAGCTGGDESTATDSTPSPTDDGSVTPATTTDEPTATDTATATPDQAAVETLVSVGGDRVPENLALGPDGGLYFGITAGEVRRVPAAETGATGLSLEDTEQIATLPGAIGVEAAPDGTVYVAVATQDDQAGVWEVPPDGGAAQLVGISGFPNDIYYDNDQERLLVTESQNGVVYAVTTDGERSTWLDDDRLDTESFGANGITRDADGDIYVAVTRAPEETGRLLRVPVESDGAARDPSMFFEGEAIFGADGITSRDGDIYVAANSQNRVVRVTSAGTTDAVATADDGLVFPSDVLFGTGDQRGSLFICNFANQSPEDGAILRTSVPR
- a CDS encoding thioredoxin domain-containing protein yields the protein MTRFTRRSVLSATTVTLGALAGCAGGGSESAETETATPTPAPGQPLSTPVAGDPEADVTVAVYEDYACPHCATYSESVYPQIRENYLTDGTIRYEFHDFPVPVDKNASWQAASAARAVQDNVGDEAFFTYSERLFANQSQLGPDTYADLTEGIDIDGETVRAAATGELYRPTVSGDREAGIDRGVGGTPAVYVNGEQVELREIAYEPVRAAIEDARSDG
- a CDS encoding YbhB/YbcL family Raf kinase inhibitor-like protein codes for the protein MADLQLRSPAFDDGDRIPEEHGYSAANTNPPLEIKNVPSDASSLLLIVDDPDAEEPAGKVWDHWLVWKIPPDIGRIPEGWVPDEATEGQNDFGEVGWGGPNPPDREHTYRFLLYALDTTLDLSPAADKDDVYDAASGHVIEKSQLNGTYPA